In Planifilum fimeticola, a single window of DNA contains:
- a CDS encoding YbaB/EbfC family nucleoid-associated protein yields the protein MRNMNQMMKQVKKMQAQMAKAQEELARKEVEGTAGGGVVKVRMNGHKQVLGVEIAPEAVDPEDVEMLQDLITAAFNEAMKQVDDLVAKDLGKLTGGLNLPGLF from the coding sequence GTGCGAAACATGAATCAGATGATGAAACAGGTAAAAAAAATGCAGGCCCAGATGGCGAAGGCCCAGGAGGAGCTGGCCCGGAAGGAAGTGGAGGGCACCGCGGGCGGCGGCGTGGTCAAGGTTCGGATGAACGGGCACAAGCAGGTGCTGGGGGTGGAGATTGCCCCCGAGGCGGTGGATCCGGAGGATGTGGAGATGTTGCAGGATCTGATCACCGCAGCCTTCAACGAGGCGATGAAGCAGGTCGACGACTTGGTCGCCAAGGATCTGGGCAAATTGACGGGCGGTCTCAATTTGCCGGGGCTGTTTTAA